The following coding sequences are from one Thermostaphylospora chromogena window:
- a CDS encoding helix-turn-helix transcriptional regulator, translated as MRNSQARSNESSVPADPLRALGLSPAQTTLYSALLRLHRASLAELAQAVDRPEEPLSEQLATLVRMGIVDRQSGEYFARHPASALGRLIAERLDMLAEESRRIDSVLASIRTLIEDYDAGVGHRRDPFPVELVKGADELYESVVGLGVEAPPLRLLTAIPDGRTVEDFVRKHADPWIEAHQNGLLSLRSLIPVDALALPGLRDKLEPLLASGAQVCTLDRVPSWFFVAGQEVAGVPTQWGGSLPDHAYHFYYLRAPVVAGMLTSLFQELWARAEPLPWTGGTDGVRQVLQLAAQGLSDDGIARRLGVSVRTVRARFAEAMTRLGARSRFQAGVEAARRGWLGEGRN; from the coding sequence ATGCGCAACTCACAAGCCCGGAGCAACGAGTCGTCCGTCCCAGCCGACCCGCTTCGGGCGCTGGGGCTCAGTCCCGCCCAGACCACCCTCTACTCCGCCCTGCTGCGCCTGCATCGCGCGTCCCTCGCCGAGCTGGCCCAGGCCGTGGACCGGCCGGAGGAGCCGCTCAGCGAGCAGCTCGCCACGCTGGTCCGGATGGGCATCGTGGACCGGCAGTCCGGGGAGTACTTCGCGCGACATCCCGCGAGCGCCCTGGGCCGTCTGATCGCCGAGCGGTTGGACATGCTCGCCGAGGAGAGCCGCAGGATCGACTCGGTGCTCGCCTCCATCAGGACTTTGATCGAAGACTACGACGCGGGGGTGGGCCACCGGCGCGACCCGTTCCCCGTGGAGCTGGTCAAGGGCGCCGACGAGCTGTATGAGAGCGTCGTCGGGCTGGGCGTCGAGGCGCCACCGCTCCGCCTGCTGACCGCGATCCCCGACGGGCGCACGGTGGAGGACTTCGTCCGCAAGCACGCCGACCCCTGGATCGAGGCCCACCAGAACGGGCTGCTCTCCCTCCGATCGCTGATCCCGGTCGACGCCCTCGCCCTTCCCGGTCTGCGCGACAAGTTGGAGCCCCTGCTCGCCTCGGGAGCGCAGGTGTGCACGCTGGATCGCGTGCCGAGCTGGTTCTTCGTCGCCGGGCAGGAGGTCGCGGGGGTGCCCACGCAGTGGGGCGGCAGCCTGCCCGATCACGCCTACCACTTCTACTATCTGCGCGCGCCGGTGGTGGCGGGCATGCTGACGTCGCTGTTCCAGGAGCTGTGGGCGCGCGCCGAGCCGCTGCCGTGGACGGGCGGGACCGACGGCGTGCGGCAGGTACTCCAGCTGGCGGCCCAGGGACTCAGCGACGACGGCATCGCCAGGCGGCTCGGCGTGTCGGTGCGGACGGTGCGGGCGCGGTTCGCCGAGGCGATGACACGGTTGGGGGCGCGGTCGCGCTTCCAGGCGGGGGTGGAGGCCGCACGCCGCGGGTGGCTGGGCGAGGGACGGAACTGA
- a CDS encoding DUF5319 family protein: MDDLPRDPFADDPDDPAEALGGFDDGEPLLTPAERDEAITDLADVEVFRSLLEPRGVRGLVLDCPECGEQHYFDWELLRGNLRQMIDKGQPQVHEPAFQPDPANYVTWEYARGYVDGVIDAEERH, from the coding sequence GTGGACGATCTGCCCCGCGACCCGTTCGCGGACGATCCTGACGACCCGGCCGAAGCCCTGGGCGGGTTCGACGACGGCGAGCCGCTGCTGACCCCTGCCGAGCGTGACGAGGCCATCACCGACCTCGCCGACGTCGAAGTGTTCCGCTCCCTGCTGGAACCGCGGGGAGTGCGCGGGCTGGTGCTCGACTGCCCGGAGTGCGGCGAGCAGCACTACTTCGACTGGGAGCTGTTGCGCGGCAACCTGCGTCAGATGATCGACAAAGGGCAGCCGCAGGTGCACGAGCCGGCCTTCCAGCCCGATCCCGCCAACTACGTCACATGGGAGTACGCCCGGGGCTACGTGGACGGCGTCATCGACGCCGAGGAACGCCACTGA
- a CDS encoding sigma-70 family RNA polymerase sigma factor has translation MPNVTEGRVVNAIGGVRLATRSDESDLRELTSLAVQGDRRAIESLLGRLRPMVVRYCRARLGRVSGQYHIADDVAQEVCIAVLSALPRYRDMGRPFASFVFGIASHKVADALRSSGRAAVPTQDLPDGPDEGPGPEETVVRYIEAEHARRLLSRLPENQRELIILRVVSGLSAEETGNVLGMSPGAVRVAQHRALARLRAMAELESIA, from the coding sequence ATGCCTAACGTGACCGAGGGACGCGTCGTCAACGCCATAGGTGGGGTAAGGCTTGCGACGAGGTCGGACGAGTCCGACCTCAGGGAACTGACAAGCCTGGCCGTTCAAGGAGATCGTCGCGCCATCGAATCACTTCTTGGGCGGTTGCGCCCGATGGTGGTGCGTTATTGCCGTGCGCGCCTCGGCCGGGTTTCGGGGCAGTATCACATAGCCGATGATGTGGCTCAGGAAGTGTGCATAGCGGTCCTGTCGGCGCTACCACGCTATCGCGACATGGGGCGGCCGTTCGCCTCGTTCGTGTTCGGTATCGCCTCGCACAAGGTCGCCGACGCACTGCGCAGCTCCGGGCGCGCGGCCGTGCCTACGCAGGATCTCCCCGACGGTCCGGACGAAGGCCCGGGACCGGAGGAGACCGTGGTGCGGTACATCGAAGCCGAGCACGCCCGCCGCCTGCTGTCGCGCCTGCCGGAGAACCAGCGTGAACTCATCATCCTGCGCGTCGTCTCAGGGCTTTCCGCCGAGGAGACCGGTAATGTACTCGGCATGTCACCAGGCGCGGTTCGCGTGGCGCAGCACAGGGCGCTGGCCAGGTTGAGGGCGATGGCCGAGTTGGAGTCGATCGCTTGA